Within the Candidatus Neomarinimicrobiota bacterium genome, the region CTGTTTTCATTGAATCAGCATCTTGACCATAATATCCTGTATAGAATATGAATAAACCGCCTAATCCCAACACACCGAGGCCAACAACGCTCATACCCATTACGGAACCGCCCGTGAAAGCAACATTTAATGCGGAAGCTAAACTCGTTCTGGCCGCATTTGTTGTGCGATTATTCGCTTTAGTGGCGACCTTCATTCCAAGGAATCCTGCTAAACCAGAAGTGACAGCTCCCACAACAAATGAAAGTGAGATCAATACGCTGGAATCTGCTCGACCTGAATTTGCAAATCCCAATAGGATAGCAACGGCGATTACAAATATAGAAAGGACACGATATTCAGCTTTTAAAAAAGCCATCGCACCATCGGCAATACTTGCGCCAATGGATTTCATACGATCAGTCCCTTCATCTTGGGCTTCAATCCAGCTTGATTTCCAGAATGAATAAAGCATGGCCAAAACAGCCGCGCCGATTACGAATATAAAGTTAGAACTCATAAGTTCATTTACTCCTATTTACGAATTAAAATGGTTCATGGTATGATTTAAACCACGCACCAAAAGATTTTCTAAAGCATCAGCGCCACGTTTTACCATTGCTTCAGCTTCCGGTTCATCATCCGCACGAAACGGTTTAAGAACAAATTTTTCTGCGGGGCGCATATTTTCATCGGTGCCGATGCCCAAACGTATCCTCGGGAACTGGTCGGACCTAAGTTGGTAAATAATATTTTCCATACCACGATGGCAACCATCTCCACCCTTGGGGCGAATTCGAACTGAGCCCAATGGCAAATCCACATCATCTACGACAACATGAATGTCCGTCGGTAATAGATTCCAGCGACTGGCTACATCTTTTACCGCAATCCCGCTAAGATTCATACCGGTTGTGGGCTTAATCAACAGGACTTCCCGTCTTCGGTGCTGGGCAAATACATATTCACCCTTACCGGGCTTAAATGACAGTTTTTGTCGGCGGGCCAATTCGTCCACCGCCCAGAAACCTGCATTATGTTTTGTATTTGCATATTTATCACCGGGATTACCGAGCCCTACAATGGCAATCATGATTCCTCGGAGGTATCTCCCTCTTCAGATCCCTTTTCAGCAGCATTGTCATCTTCA harbors:
- a CDS encoding aminoacyl-tRNA hydrolase — encoded protein: MIAIVGLGNPGDKYANTKHNAGFWAVDELARRQKLSFKPGKGEYVFAQHRRREVLLIKPTTGMNLSGIAVKDVASRWNLLPTDIHVVVDDVDLPLGSVRIRPKGGDGCHRGMENIIYQLRSDQFPRIRLGIGTDENMRPAEKFVLKPFRADDEPEAEAMVKRGADALENLLVRGLNHTMNHFNS